A region of Nitrosomonas stercoris DNA encodes the following proteins:
- a CDS encoding IS5 family transposase ISStma16, with product MKNTDTADQKGYDAGKKVSGIKRHIAVDTLGLPHAIAVTTAEVTDRNGALQALKRCRSSLGQVQGLLCDGGYTGAPFAESVQEILGKPVTVQIAKRSKLHTFKVMPRRWIVERSFAWLEKCRRLWKNCERKLDTSLQLIHLAFLALLLRRS from the coding sequence GTGAAGAATACAGACACGGCTGACCAGAAAGGCTATGACGCCGGCAAGAAGGTGTCGGGCATCAAGCGCCATATCGCTGTTGATACCTTGGGGTTGCCGCACGCCATTGCAGTGACGACAGCGGAAGTGACTGACCGTAACGGTGCATTGCAGGCCTTGAAGCGTTGCAGATCGAGTTTGGGACAAGTGCAAGGTTTGCTGTGTGACGGTGGCTATACTGGAGCACCATTTGCCGAAAGTGTGCAAGAAATTCTGGGCAAACCTGTCACCGTGCAGATCGCCAAACGCAGCAAACTGCATACCTTCAAGGTTATGCCCAGGCGCTGGATAGTGGAACGTAGTTTCGCCTGGCTGGAAAAGTGCCGAAGATTATGGAAAAACTGCGAACGTAAACTTGATACCAGCTTGCAGCTCATTCATTTGGCTTTCTTGGCACTATTACTCAGAAGATCGTAA
- a CDS encoding antiseptic resistance protein: protein MTLALPTISATLHATNAQMLWMVDIYGFMVAGFLITMGTIGDRIGRRRLLLIGAAAFGIVSILAALVKSAGALILLRALLGVAGATLAPSTLSLIRNMFHNKNERTTAIGIWMASFSAGAVIGPLLGGILITHFHWSSVFLISVPAMLLLLALGPWLLPEYRDPAPGRVDLCSVLLSLGAVLAVVYGMKEGAGQGLSWSPVLSLVVGVALAGVFLHRQTRLAYPMVDLQLFSRPGFSAAMLSYAFGFFVLFGLSILLTQYLQLVLDLSPFKAACWLAPWGGAFMIGSATAPRVARYWHPNRITTCGLLLSALGFALLTQVGGSSDKEVIITGTVMLALGLAPLFTFSVELIIAQVPSERAGAAAALSETGSELSGALGIALLGSLASLIYRMEFSPESLSGVPEDALAYANGSLSAAVAVADKLLEPAKIELLTASRHAFTASIQFISATSMLIVLAAALISYRTS from the coding sequence ATGACCTTGGCACTACCGACCATCAGTGCAACGCTGCACGCCACTAACGCACAGATGCTATGGATGGTGGATATCTATGGCTTCATGGTTGCCGGCTTCCTGATCACCATGGGTACTATCGGCGACCGCATCGGGCGACGGCGACTGTTGCTGATTGGTGCAGCGGCTTTTGGCATCGTCTCGATCCTCGCTGCACTAGTCAAAAGTGCCGGCGCCTTGATTCTTCTTCGCGCCTTGCTCGGAGTGGCCGGCGCAACGTTGGCGCCGTCCACTCTCTCACTGATTCGCAACATGTTTCACAACAAGAACGAACGGACGACAGCTATCGGCATCTGGATGGCTAGCTTCTCGGCCGGAGCAGTGATCGGCCCCTTGTTGGGCGGGATACTGATTACGCATTTTCATTGGAGCTCGGTATTTCTCATCTCCGTACCTGCAATGTTGCTGTTGTTGGCACTGGGTCCCTGGCTGCTGCCTGAATATCGCGATCCGGCCCCGGGCCGTGTCGACCTGTGTAGCGTACTGTTATCGCTAGGCGCCGTATTGGCTGTTGTGTACGGTATGAAAGAAGGGGCAGGACAAGGCCTGAGTTGGTCGCCTGTTTTGTCGCTGGTCGTTGGTGTGGCGCTAGCCGGAGTATTTCTGCATCGTCAGACGCGACTGGCCTATCCCATGGTGGATCTGCAGCTGTTCAGTAGGCCTGGTTTTTCCGCGGCCATGCTCAGCTACGCATTCGGCTTCTTTGTGTTGTTCGGACTCTCAATCCTTCTGACCCAGTATCTGCAACTAGTGCTCGATCTTTCGCCATTCAAGGCCGCCTGCTGGCTTGCACCCTGGGGGGGCGCTTTCATGATTGGCTCCGCCACGGCACCGCGCGTCGCACGCTATTGGCATCCCAACCGCATCACCACCTGTGGCCTGTTGTTGTCGGCATTGGGATTTGCCCTGTTGACGCAAGTAGGTGGTTCGTCTGACAAGGAAGTAATTATTACCGGGACAGTGATGCTGGCGCTGGGGCTGGCACCGCTGTTCACTTTCAGCGTCGAGCTAATCATCGCCCAAGTCCCTTCAGAGAGGGCAGGGGCTGCGGCAGCATTGTCCGAGACAGGCTCCGAACTCAGTGGTGCGCTGGGCATCGCTCTGTTGGGTAGCCTCGCTAGCCTGATCTATCGCATGGAATTTTCTCCCGAATCATTATCAGGCGTGCCCGAAGATGCTCTCGCATATGCAAATGGTTCACTGAGCGCGGCGGTTGCCGTCGCTGACAAATTACTGGAGCCCGCAAAGATCGAGTTGCTTACTGCCTCACGGCATGCATTTACCGCCAGTATACAATTCATTTCCGCAACGTCGATGCTGATCGTACTGGCGGCAGCGCTGATTTCCTACCGTACATCTTGA
- a CDS encoding putative TonB-dependent receptor BfrD yields MEESSITLLWILLGTTLSNPLFGAEENRVVKEEQGVRETSALESGRVYLAQGVKMKSDSMMQGQEIADGSEGEDAGQIARDVEVAVPTGPVTQLPAMTVTGAPASPELSGYTTNRADSLTRTDLSLSDIPVSIQVVPHEVLRDRAVTQPGQLLENVSGVQTEASYGGNRGMFFNIRGFTTHSSSRDGFQYNGNLVTRDVQNIERIEVMKGPSGTLYGGVGSLGGQVNTVSKRPLYYNYGAINLLWGNYQQWRPTFDINRVLGKGFSVRLNGAYENNGTFRDGSGFESYSLAPAISWQGERTSVTLLAEYNRLDQDLFDFGLPNLPNFRHLSRTRYFGLRKGDYPDLPGDSGLNETYVGTAILHHQLSQTWGLRIATQYHRATQDSTQSFPDNYLYTGDNKLHFTHYMNGHEWSRGHAVQAELRGQVHTWSFEHNLLFGTEYRKIVNGFNNTDQTSFVLDLFDPGMRSAHHEPIIPGEGYNEGRGDDIGIYAQDLLTLTSAVKLLAGLRLDRFHNEAKSSDYTNSANQMALSWQVGAVWELNPTAALFTRVGRSHSPNITRSIDASVFDAEVGTQKEIGAKFNFFDRRLNATLAAYKLTRRHILTSDPNDPLRNILAGRQSSHGFELDVSGELTRRWKVIASYAYTHAEVKADGFFPVGDKLPDVPRHSGNLWTTYEPGGVLQGLGVGGGIYAASSRQATLPNSHKLGAYVRMDTTAYYDTGNWRAQFNVNNLFDTKYYYGGASGVYNYTLIPNPPRTFLLTLSYRL; encoded by the coding sequence ATGGAAGAATCCTCTATCACCTTATTGTGGATACTTTTAGGGACAACTCTAAGCAATCCACTGTTTGGGGCTGAAGAAAACCGCGTAGTGAAAGAGGAACAGGGTGTGAGAGAAACGTCTGCTTTAGAATCAGGGCGGGTGTATCTGGCGCAGGGCGTAAAGATGAAATCCGATTCTATGATGCAAGGACAGGAGATTGCAGATGGTTCCGAGGGAGAGGATGCTGGGCAGATAGCTCGTGATGTAGAAGTGGCAGTACCCACAGGGCCTGTCACGCAGTTGCCGGCGATGACAGTCACTGGCGCCCCTGCTTCTCCCGAATTGAGTGGCTACACTACTAACCGTGCCGACAGTCTCACCAGGACGGATCTGTCTCTGAGCGACATCCCCGTCTCAATCCAGGTGGTACCGCATGAAGTGTTGCGCGACCGCGCAGTGACCCAGCCCGGCCAACTGCTAGAAAACGTCAGCGGCGTGCAGACCGAAGCCAGCTACGGTGGGAATCGCGGAATGTTCTTCAATATACGCGGCTTCACGACCCACAGCAGCAGTCGCGATGGATTTCAATACAACGGCAACCTGGTTACTCGCGATGTGCAGAACATCGAACGGATCGAGGTGATGAAAGGGCCATCCGGTACGCTCTATGGCGGCGTTGGTTCGCTAGGTGGCCAGGTTAACACGGTTTCAAAACGACCGCTCTACTACAATTATGGTGCAATCAATCTGCTGTGGGGGAATTACCAGCAATGGCGACCGACCTTTGACATCAACCGCGTCCTGGGTAAAGGTTTTTCCGTGAGATTGAACGGTGCGTACGAGAACAACGGTACCTTTCGTGATGGTAGCGGATTCGAATCATATTCCCTAGCCCCGGCAATATCTTGGCAAGGGGAAAGGACCAGTGTCACATTATTAGCGGAATACAATCGCCTCGACCAGGATCTATTCGACTTCGGCCTGCCTAATCTGCCGAACTTCCGTCACCTCTCTCGTACCCGTTACTTCGGGCTGCGCAAAGGGGACTACCCTGACCTTCCAGGCGATAGCGGACTCAACGAGACTTACGTGGGTACTGCTATCCTCCATCACCAGCTGAGCCAGACCTGGGGCCTTCGGATCGCCACACAGTACCACAGAGCCACTCAGGATTCGACCCAGTCCTTTCCTGACAACTACCTGTACACTGGCGACAATAAGCTACACTTCACCCATTACATGAATGGCCATGAGTGGTCCCGCGGACACGCCGTGCAAGCTGAGTTGCGCGGACAGGTCCATACTTGGAGCTTTGAGCATAACTTGCTATTCGGCACGGAATACAGAAAGATCGTAAACGGGTTTAACAATACCGACCAAACGAGTTTTGTCCTCGACCTGTTTGATCCTGGCATGCGCTCTGCTCATCACGAGCCCATCATTCCTGGTGAAGGTTATAACGAGGGCCGGGGAGACGATATTGGAATTTATGCACAGGACCTATTGACACTGACATCTGCGGTGAAGTTGTTAGCTGGTCTTCGACTGGATCGTTTCCATAACGAAGCCAAGAGCAGTGATTATACGAATAGCGCGAACCAGATGGCGCTGTCTTGGCAGGTCGGTGCGGTGTGGGAATTAAATCCGACAGCCGCGTTGTTCACCCGTGTGGGTCGGTCGCACTCGCCAAATATTACACGCAGTATCGATGCCAGCGTATTTGACGCCGAAGTGGGTACCCAGAAAGAAATTGGTGCCAAATTTAACTTTTTTGACCGGCGACTGAACGCTACGCTAGCAGCCTACAAGCTAACCCGTCGTCACATTCTTACCAGCGATCCGAACGACCCTCTACGAAACATCCTTGCAGGACGTCAATCTAGCCACGGCTTCGAACTTGATGTCAGTGGTGAGTTGACACGGCGCTGGAAGGTAATTGCCAGCTATGCCTATACCCACGCCGAAGTGAAAGCGGATGGCTTCTTCCCGGTCGGCGATAAGCTGCCCGATGTCCCTCGGCACAGCGGCAATCTGTGGACGACCTACGAACCCGGTGGTGTTCTGCAAGGCCTCGGTGTGGGCGGTGGCATCTATGCTGCCTCATCGCGCCAGGCAACTCTGCCGAATTCCCACAAACTGGGGGCCTACGTACGCATGGATACCACCGCCTACTACGACACTGGTAACTGGCGTGCCCAATTTAACGTCAACAATCTGTTCGACACCAAGTACTACTACGGCGGCGCGAGTGGTGTCTACAACTACACCCTAATCCCCAATCCACCGCGCACATTTTTACTAACGCTATCTTACCGCTTATGA
- a CDS encoding putative fatty-acid--CoA ligase FadD21, with protein MLRSACTDENLVTLLRHRVDQMPDACAYVFLMDGEHQEQSITYKELDSRARMIAGYLQATHKAGERALLLYPSGLDYIVAFFACLYAELIAVPVYPPSRHHLRRLEAIIHDATPTIILTTTEWQSKLQGNGQENWGQNCFDWLVTDQQLSGNATPGWKAYLLKPDSLAFLQYTSGSTGTPKGVMVSHGNLMANQRAIQAAFKHSDDTVVVGWLPFYHDMGLIGNILQPLYLGVPAILMSPMAFLEKPIRWLNTISKYRATTSGGPNFAYELCARKITPEQINTIDLSCWNLAFNGSEPVRSTTLNRFADVFSSCGFRKTAFFPCYGLAEATLFVTGRAY; from the coding sequence ATGCTGCGTTCCGCCTGTACTGACGAGAATCTGGTCACGCTCTTGCGGCATCGAGTAGATCAGATGCCAGATGCTTGTGCTTACGTGTTTTTAATGGATGGTGAGCATCAGGAGCAATCAATAACGTACAAAGAGTTGGATTCCAGAGCAAGAATGATTGCGGGATACCTGCAAGCCACTCATAAAGCAGGTGAACGTGCGTTACTACTTTATCCATCTGGTCTCGATTACATCGTTGCATTTTTTGCTTGTCTGTACGCAGAACTCATTGCAGTCCCTGTTTATCCACCATCCCGCCATCATCTGCGACGGCTTGAGGCTATCATTCACGATGCCACACCCACTATCATACTGACCACTACCGAGTGGCAATCAAAGTTACAGGGGAATGGCCAGGAAAACTGGGGACAAAACTGTTTTGACTGGCTGGTGACTGATCAGCAGCTGAGTGGGAATGCTACACCTGGCTGGAAAGCTTACCTGCTAAAGCCGGATAGCCTTGCATTCTTACAATATACATCAGGGTCTACTGGAACCCCAAAAGGGGTAATGGTAAGCCATGGGAATCTGATGGCTAATCAACGTGCGATTCAGGCAGCGTTTAAACATTCAGATGATACAGTTGTAGTGGGATGGTTGCCGTTCTACCATGACATGGGTCTGATCGGTAACATTCTGCAGCCGCTTTATCTGGGCGTACCGGCGATCCTCATGTCACCGATGGCATTTCTGGAAAAGCCGATCCGATGGTTGAACACGATCTCAAAATACCGCGCTACTACCTCTGGCGGGCCTAATTTTGCCTACGAGCTTTGTGCCCGGAAAATTACGCCCGAACAAATCAATACGATCGATTTGAGCTGCTGGAATTTGGCTTTTAACGGATCCGAACCGGTACGTTCTACTACCCTGAATCGATTCGCGGATGTGTTTTCCTCTTGTGGTTTTCGTAAGACAGCTTTTTTCCCCTGCTATGGACTGGCAGAAGCAACGTTGTTTGTTACTGGCAGGGCATATTAA
- a CDS encoding protein MbtH produces MAWNDEEDTTTYHVVMNHEEQYSIWPEYKEIPGGWRSVGKSGKKDDCLAYIEEVWTDMRPLSLRKQMAETKSQINPQ; encoded by the coding sequence GTGGCTTGGAATGATGAAGAAGATACGACGACTTACCATGTGGTTATGAATCACGAAGAACAATATTCAATATGGCCTGAATACAAGGAAATACCCGGTGGGTGGCGTTCCGTAGGCAAATCCGGGAAGAAAGATGATTGTCTTGCCTATATTGAGGAAGTATGGACGGATATGCGCCCACTGAGTCTCCGTAAGCAAATGGCTGAGACAAAATCTCAAATCAACCCCCAATAA
- a CDS encoding dihydroxyacetone kinase encodes MAQFINSRESIVTEAIDGLVAASGGKLARLDGYPYIRVVVRNDWDKSKVALISGGGSGHEPAHAGFVGEGMLTAAVCGDIFASPTVDAVLAGILAVTGSSGCLLIVKNYTGDRLNFGLAAERARQFGLIVEIVIVDDDVALPGLPQARGIAGTLFVHKIAGALAENGADLAHVTAAARKVVSKTKSIGMSLSTCTIPGLPKEDRIPCGMAELGLGIHGEAGVEQIEFKGASEAVAAMVERLLATMEEKPHVAMVNNLGGTSIIEMSIILNEIRQSAIGERITHVIGPAAMMTSLDMHGFSISIYPADDAEIALLKQHTPLSAWPGISLLGQVTIQALPDGLTTVVPVPSTHKPTREFLTRCCEVLIAAENDLNALDAKSGDGDTGSTLAGAARALISAVDRLPLADHARLYQAIGLEFSQTMGGSFGVLLAIFFAATGDAASSGLPMYEALQAGLRRMQEIGGARPGDRTMVDALAPALDALEEGLSEAAKAARAGANRTARMSKANAGRASYVNAKHLVGHVDPGAEAVARLFEHLA; translated from the coding sequence ATGGCCCAGTTCATCAACAGTAGAGAAAGCATCGTCACCGAAGCCATCGATGGTCTGGTTGCGGCGTCTGGCGGTAAACTGGCGCGGCTTGACGGCTATCCGTATATACGGGTGGTCGTACGCAATGACTGGGACAAGTCCAAGGTCGCGTTAATTTCGGGAGGTGGATCGGGCCACGAACCGGCACATGCGGGTTTCGTCGGGGAAGGGATGCTGACGGCTGCGGTGTGCGGCGACATCTTCGCCTCGCCGACAGTCGATGCGGTACTGGCAGGCATCCTTGCCGTGACGGGATCGTCCGGTTGCCTGCTCATCGTCAAGAATTATACCGGTGACCGATTGAATTTCGGGCTGGCGGCTGAGCGCGCTCGCCAGTTTGGCTTGATTGTCGAGATAGTCATCGTCGACGATGATGTGGCGTTGCCAGGCTTGCCCCAAGCCCGCGGCATCGCTGGCACCCTTTTTGTCCACAAGATAGCTGGCGCGTTGGCCGAGAATGGCGCCGACTTGGCACACGTCACCGCGGCCGCACGCAAGGTCGTGTCAAAGACAAAAAGTATCGGCATGTCGCTCAGCACCTGCACCATCCCAGGTTTGCCAAAGGAAGATCGCATCCCGTGTGGCATGGCCGAGCTTGGGCTTGGCATTCACGGTGAAGCTGGGGTTGAGCAGATCGAGTTCAAGGGCGCGAGCGAAGCTGTCGCTGCCATGGTCGAGCGCCTGTTAGCTACAATGGAAGAAAAGCCGCATGTTGCTATGGTCAACAATCTCGGCGGCACATCGATCATCGAGATGTCGATCATCCTTAACGAAATCCGGCAGTCAGCGATTGGCGAGCGGATAACCCACGTCATCGGGCCGGCGGCTATGATGACATCGCTCGACATGCACGGTTTCTCGATTTCAATCTATCCCGCCGACGATGCCGAGATCGCCCTGCTCAAGCAACACACACCACTGTCAGCATGGCCAGGGATCTCCCTGCTTGGCCAGGTCACGATTCAAGCGCTTCCGGATGGCTTGACGACAGTTGTTCCGGTGCCCTCGACGCATAAGCCGACCAGAGAGTTTCTGACCAGATGTTGCGAGGTTCTGATCGCCGCCGAGAACGACCTCAATGCGCTTGATGCGAAGTCAGGTGATGGCGATACTGGCAGCACGCTAGCCGGTGCGGCACGCGCTTTGATTAGCGCTGTGGATCGATTACCGCTTGCCGACCACGCCCGGCTTTATCAAGCCATTGGCTTGGAGTTTTCCCAAACCATGGGAGGCTCGTTTGGTGTGCTCCTCGCGATCTTCTTCGCTGCAACGGGCGACGCCGCGTCAAGCGGCTTGCCAATGTACGAAGCGTTGCAGGCCGGACTGCGGAGAATGCAGGAGATCGGCGGGGCACGTCCGGGTGACCGCACCATGGTCGATGCTCTTGCGCCGGCCCTTGATGCCCTAGAAGAAGGTCTGTCTGAAGCAGCGAAAGCCGCACGTGCGGGTGCCAATCGCACTGCTCGCATGAGTAAGGCGAATGCAGGTCGCGCTTCCTATGTTAATGCCAAACATTTGGTCGGACATGTTGATCCAGGTGCTGAGGCGGTTGCGCGACTGTTTGAACACTTAGCCTAA
- a CDS encoding alpha-amylase 1, which yields MPSSVSLLLGVHAHQPIGNFPEVVIDAHERCYQPFLHTLHRYPEFRFSVHFSGWLLNFLLKHYPKDMALLREMVKRGQIEVFGAGDTEPVLAAIPERDRIGQLKELSRKLKKNLGQTPRGAWLTERVWEPTVTPALARCGIHYVMVDDYHFYCAGKNKTELNGYYTTEEDHHTLDLFPISEAMRYRLPFSPATDAIAYIESLLDQATPGHQPAAIYFDDIEKFGIWPETYQWVYEQGWLEQFIQGVLASPHIQTQHYRDYHASEKTRGIIYLPTTSYIEMNEWTLLAEPAHLYDDLVQQAKSTGQYEHTRPFLRGGIWKNFFSRYPESNWMHKRMLKLSARYAKLKIKQRTATMQQHLYAAQANDAYWHGMFGGLYLPHLRRTIYNNLLALETLLDQQAPRPAQYQEDTDLDGITEIYLHNHTLQIVLKADANASICELDSYLLQHNFGDTLTRQTEHYYRKIQHNAQQNSHQHQAGIASAHDRISFKQTINPEDLIPDPHAQRLFIERLNNEALCYQPQSTTRDNEITFQATTATGSITKHFLISSNQLQVTYHYMGESQGHLQTEINLAMPSCDGPGGRYIKNNTILSGFGEPITLEELNMLTLEDDTLGGSLTLATTAPATLHAQSHYTVSQSEGGFEKIMQAVKLTLTWPTSTNKQQITLQFTRKK from the coding sequence ATGCCTTCATCCGTATCTTTGCTTCTTGGTGTACATGCTCACCAACCAATCGGTAACTTCCCTGAAGTTGTCATTGATGCACACGAGCGCTGCTACCAACCTTTTCTGCATACCTTGCACCGCTACCCGGAATTCCGGTTTTCCGTCCATTTTTCTGGCTGGTTACTGAATTTTTTACTGAAGCACTATCCCAAAGATATGGCTCTGCTGCGCGAAATGGTCAAACGTGGGCAAATTGAAGTATTCGGCGCTGGTGATACTGAACCTGTGTTAGCAGCCATTCCCGAACGAGATCGTATTGGCCAACTCAAAGAGCTTTCTCGCAAACTCAAAAAAAATCTGGGGCAAACTCCTCGTGGTGCCTGGCTAACAGAGCGTGTCTGGGAACCCACTGTCACCCCCGCATTAGCACGTTGTGGCATTCACTATGTCATGGTGGATGATTACCACTTTTACTGTGCTGGTAAAAACAAAACAGAACTGAATGGCTATTACACCACCGAAGAAGACCATCATACGCTTGATCTTTTCCCAATCTCGGAAGCGATGCGCTATCGGCTCCCTTTCTCACCAGCAACAGATGCCATTGCCTATATAGAGTCCCTGCTAGATCAGGCAACACCTGGTCATCAGCCGGCTGCCATTTACTTTGATGACATTGAAAAATTTGGTATCTGGCCAGAAACTTACCAATGGGTATATGAACAAGGCTGGCTGGAACAATTTATCCAAGGTGTACTGGCCTCACCTCACATCCAAACACAACATTATCGCGATTATCACGCTAGCGAAAAAACTCGCGGCATTATCTATCTGCCTACTACTTCTTACATTGAAATGAATGAGTGGACCTTGCTCGCCGAACCGGCGCATCTGTACGATGATTTGGTGCAACAAGCAAAATCCACTGGCCAATATGAGCATACTCGGCCATTTCTACGCGGCGGCATCTGGAAAAATTTTTTCTCGCGTTACCCCGAATCCAACTGGATGCATAAACGCATGCTCAAACTTTCTGCGCGCTACGCCAAATTAAAAATTAAGCAACGCACTGCCACCATGCAACAACATTTGTATGCGGCTCAAGCTAATGATGCTTACTGGCATGGCATGTTTGGTGGCTTATATCTACCCCATCTTCGACGCACTATTTACAACAACCTGCTCGCACTAGAAACATTACTTGATCAGCAAGCACCTCGCCCGGCCCAATACCAGGAAGATACTGATCTGGATGGCATCACTGAAATCTATTTGCACAACCACACCCTGCAAATCGTACTTAAGGCAGATGCCAACGCCAGTATCTGCGAACTAGACAGCTACCTTCTCCAACATAACTTTGGAGATACTCTCACTCGCCAAACGGAACACTATTACCGCAAGATTCAGCACAATGCACAGCAAAATTCACATCAGCACCAAGCTGGCATTGCTTCTGCTCACGACCGCATCAGCTTCAAGCAAACTATCAACCCGGAAGATCTGATACCAGATCCACATGCCCAGCGCCTGTTTATCGAGCGCTTAAATAATGAAGCATTGTGCTATCAACCACAATCAACAACTCGTGATAACGAAATCACCTTTCAAGCAACAACTGCTACAGGTTCAATCACTAAACATTTTTTGATCTCTAGCAATCAACTGCAAGTTACCTACCACTACATGGGAGAATCACAAGGTCACCTACAAACCGAAATCAACCTGGCCATGCCCAGCTGCGATGGCCCCGGTGGACGTTATATTAAAAACAACACTATCCTCTCTGGCTTTGGTGAACCCATCACACTGGAGGAACTGAATATGCTGACGCTGGAAGATGACACACTGGGCGGCAGCCTGACCTTGGCAACCACAGCTCCTGCTACCTTGCATGCACAATCACACTACACCGTCTCACAATCAGAAGGGGGATTTGAAAAAATCATGCAAGCTGTCAAACTCACTCTCACCTGGCCCACTTCTACCAACAAACAACAAATCACCTTGCAATTTACCAGGAAGAAATAA
- a CDS encoding Ribosomal RNA small subunit methyltransferase I, whose amino-acid sequence MATGTLYLIPTPLGAGELNWILPTGVQQQISRLQRFIVEHPKTARHFLKQLNLQQTIQTLQLEVLDKHTPATELETLLAPLLAGEDVGLLSEAGCPAVADPGSPLVRLAHRKHVRVVPLVGPSAILLALMASGLNGQQFCFHGYLPIDPAACAKKIAELEKASIAANTTQIFIETPYRNRKLLQALVEQCHATTDLTIACNLTQLDELILTQAISIWRQGNWPDLHKKPTVFLLHG is encoded by the coding sequence ATGGCTACTGGTACGCTTTATCTGATTCCCACACCCTTGGGAGCGGGCGAACTCAACTGGATATTACCCACCGGTGTGCAACAGCAAATCAGCCGGCTGCAACGATTTATTGTAGAACATCCCAAAACAGCCCGTCATTTTCTTAAACAGCTGAATTTGCAGCAAACAATTCAAACTCTGCAGCTGGAAGTATTGGATAAACACACGCCGGCAACAGAACTGGAAACGCTGCTGGCACCACTGCTTGCGGGAGAGGATGTCGGTTTATTATCTGAAGCGGGTTGTCCGGCAGTGGCTGATCCTGGCAGTCCGCTGGTTCGTTTGGCACATCGCAAACATGTCCGAGTCGTACCGCTGGTGGGGCCTTCTGCAATTTTGCTGGCGTTGATGGCGTCCGGATTAAATGGCCAGCAATTTTGTTTTCATGGCTATTTGCCGATTGACCCCGCAGCATGTGCTAAAAAAATTGCAGAACTGGAAAAAGCATCCATCGCAGCGAATACAACCCAAATTTTCATTGAAACTCCTTACCGCAACCGGAAATTGCTGCAAGCGTTGGTGGAACAATGTCATGCAACTACGGATCTGACAATTGCCTGTAATTTAACCCAACTAGATGAACTCATCCTGACGCAAGCTATTAGTATCTGGCGGCAAGGCAACTGGCCGGATTTGCACAAAAAACCCACCGTATTTTTGTTACATGGATAA
- a CDS encoding protein ApaG: protein MKNDQKYSIEVAVHTVYLPDQSDPASEQYVFAYTITLNNTGNMAAQLISRHWIVDSGEGEIKEVRGLGVVGEQPLLKPGESFEYTSGTVISSIVGTMQGTYQMVAEDGFHFLVAIPEFILSVPRVLH, encoded by the coding sequence ATGAAAAATGACCAAAAATACAGTATTGAAGTAGCAGTACACACAGTTTACCTGCCGGACCAATCTGATCCTGCCAGCGAGCAGTATGTTTTTGCTTATACCATTACCCTGAATAACACTGGCAACATGGCAGCACAATTAATCAGTCGCCACTGGATTGTGGACAGCGGAGAAGGAGAAATTAAGGAGGTGCGCGGATTAGGTGTGGTGGGTGAACAACCATTGCTGAAACCGGGTGAAAGTTTTGAATACACCAGCGGTACTGTTATTTCTTCAATTGTAGGAACCATGCAAGGCACCTATCAAATGGTAGCGGAAGACGGCTTTCATTTTCTGGTTGCCATCCCCGAATTCATACTGAGCGTACCGCGCGTACTGCATTGA